A portion of the Chondrinema litorale genome contains these proteins:
- a CDS encoding branched-chain amino acid transaminase, whose amino-acid sequence MYYTKKTIVFHNGNFVKATEAKTDLFSQTLHYGSGVFDGIRAYETVAGTQAFKIREHYERLIKSSARIHIKVPYTAEELVNITYRLLEDNKLDNAYIRPLVYLGPNMRLTKTNEVNIFISAWKWPRYQLNDQLDVMLSSFQRPNPKASYVDAKITGNYINSILATQEAKLKGFDEALLLDSGGFIAQSPGDNFFMEKDGVLFTPPEGHILPGITRKTIKQLAKELDFEVVERLFTVQELEAADGAFFTGTATEVAGIKSFNHQAFKKKWEDTMGYQLFTKYKQIVTHGEYDSYSII is encoded by the coding sequence ATGTATTATACCAAGAAAACAATAGTATTTCATAATGGGAATTTTGTAAAAGCTACTGAGGCTAAAACAGATCTATTCTCGCAAACCCTGCACTATGGAAGTGGAGTTTTTGACGGTATAAGAGCTTACGAAACAGTAGCAGGTACACAAGCTTTCAAAATTAGAGAGCATTATGAAAGATTGATTAAATCATCAGCCAGAATTCATATAAAAGTACCCTACACTGCAGAAGAACTTGTAAATATCACTTATAGATTACTGGAAGATAATAAGCTGGATAATGCTTACATAAGACCATTGGTTTATTTGGGACCTAATATGAGGTTAACAAAAACCAACGAAGTAAACATTTTTATCTCAGCATGGAAGTGGCCACGATACCAGTTAAATGATCAGTTGGATGTAATGCTTTCTTCTTTTCAGCGACCTAACCCAAAAGCATCTTATGTAGATGCTAAAATTACAGGTAACTATATCAATTCGATACTGGCAACTCAAGAAGCTAAACTTAAAGGTTTTGACGAAGCTTTACTACTCGATTCAGGAGGGTTTATAGCACAAAGCCCAGGAGATAACTTCTTTATGGAAAAAGATGGCGTGTTATTTACTCCACCAGAAGGCCACATATTGCCAGGTATTACAAGAAAAACAATAAAACAGCTTGCGAAAGAACTTGATTTTGAAGTGGTAGAAAGGCTGTTTACAGTACAAGAGTTAGAAGCAGCAGATGGTGCTTTCTTTACTGGAACAGCAACTGAAGTAGCAGGAATTAAGTCTTTCAATCATCAAGCATTTAAAAAGAAATGGGAAGATACAATGGGTTATCAACTCTTTACGAAGTACAAGCAGATTGTAACTCATGGTGAATACGACTCTTATTCTATTATATAA
- the ilvD gene encoding dihydroxy-acid dehydratase, whose protein sequence is MKGELNKHSKTITQDPQQPASQAMLYGVGLTEEDLKKAQVGIVSTGYEGNTCNMHLNDLAVDVKKGVVEAGLVGLIFNTIGVSDGISNGTTGMMYSLPSRDIIADSIETVVGAQFYDGLAAVVGCDKNMPGAVMAMGRINRPSIMIYGGTIAAGCWKDKKLNIVSAFEALGERFKGDISDEDYKGVIKNACPGAGACGGMYTANTMASAIEVLGLSLPYSSSNPAVSPQKKAECVEAGKAFYNLLANDIKPRDIVTRESFENAIKLITVLGGSTNAVLHLIAIAKAFDIPLSIDDFQRISDKTPLLGDMKPSGKYLMEDIHQVGGIPAVMKMMLEEGILNGDCLTVTGKTIAENLKDLPGLEEGQDVVRPLSNPIKPTGHLRILYGNLATGGAVAKITGKEGELFSGPARVFNNEFETIKGIEAGKVKEGDVVVIRFSGPKGGPGMSEMLKITSAIMGAGLGKSVALITDGRFSGGSHGFVIGHVTPEAQEGGNIALIKDDDIITIDAVANTLKVELSDEELAARKANWTAPDYKVKKGILYKYIKSVSSASEGCVTDE, encoded by the coding sequence ATGAAGGGAGAGCTTAACAAACACAGCAAAACGATAACTCAAGATCCTCAGCAACCAGCTTCACAAGCTATGCTGTACGGAGTGGGTTTAACTGAAGAAGACCTCAAAAAAGCGCAAGTGGGTATAGTCAGTACTGGCTACGAGGGCAATACTTGTAACATGCACCTAAACGATTTGGCGGTAGACGTCAAAAAAGGTGTAGTTGAAGCAGGGCTGGTCGGCCTAATTTTCAATACTATTGGGGTCAGTGATGGTATTTCTAACGGAACTACCGGAATGATGTATTCTCTTCCTTCTCGTGATATTATTGCTGATTCAATCGAAACAGTAGTAGGAGCACAGTTTTATGATGGTCTAGCAGCAGTTGTAGGTTGCGATAAAAATATGCCGGGTGCTGTAATGGCAATGGGTAGAATTAACAGACCATCAATAATGATTTATGGTGGAACCATTGCGGCAGGATGCTGGAAAGACAAAAAACTTAACATTGTTTCTGCCTTTGAAGCATTAGGAGAGAGGTTTAAAGGCGATATATCTGACGAAGATTATAAAGGTGTAATTAAAAATGCTTGTCCGGGTGCAGGTGCTTGTGGTGGTATGTATACTGCTAATACAATGGCGTCAGCAATTGAAGTATTAGGCTTGAGTTTGCCTTATAGTTCTTCTAATCCGGCTGTAAGTCCGCAGAAAAAAGCAGAATGTGTAGAAGCAGGTAAAGCTTTTTATAATCTATTAGCAAATGATATTAAGCCGAGAGATATTGTTACTAGAGAGTCATTTGAAAATGCTATTAAATTAATTACCGTACTTGGTGGTTCAACCAATGCAGTACTTCATTTAATCGCGATTGCAAAAGCATTTGATATTCCACTTTCTATTGATGACTTCCAAAGAATTAGCGATAAAACACCTCTATTGGGAGATATGAAACCTAGTGGTAAATACCTAATGGAAGATATTCACCAAGTAGGTGGAATTCCAGCAGTAATGAAAATGATGTTGGAAGAAGGTATACTAAACGGTGATTGCTTAACTGTAACAGGTAAAACTATTGCAGAAAACCTAAAAGATTTACCAGGATTAGAAGAAGGTCAAGATGTAGTAAGACCACTAAGCAATCCTATAAAACCAACTGGGCACTTAAGAATCCTTTATGGAAACTTAGCTACAGGTGGAGCTGTTGCCAAAATTACTGGTAAAGAAGGCGAGCTTTTTTCTGGACCTGCAAGAGTTTTTAATAATGAGTTTGAGACAATAAAAGGTATAGAAGCTGGCAAAGTAAAAGAAGGCGATGTAGTAGTTATTCGCTTCTCTGGACCTAAAGGCGGACCGGGAATGTCAGAAATGTTGAAAATTACTTCAGCGATAATGGGAGCAGGATTAGGTAAGTCTGTTGCATTAATTACTGATGGAAGATTTTCTGGAGGATCGCACGGTTTTGTGATTGGTCACGTAACTCCAGAAGCACAAGAAGGTGGTAACATTGCTTTAATTAAAGATGATGACATTATTACCATCGATGCAGTAGCTAATACATTGAAGGTCGAGCTTTCTGACGAAGAATTGGCAGCTAGAAAGGCAAACTGGACAGCTCCTGATTACAAAGTAAAAAAAGGAATCTTATATAAATATATTAAGTCAGTATCTTCAGCTTCTGAAGGTTGCGTAACTGACGAGTAA
- the ilvC gene encoding ketol-acid reductoisomerase — MAKINFGGVEENVVTREEFPLSKAQEVLKDETIAVIGYGVQGPGQALNQKDNGINVIVGQRKPSKSWDKAVADGFVPGETLFEIEEALERGTIICYLLSDAAQIALWPTVKKHLTPGKALYFSHGFGITYKDRTGIIPPADVDVILVAPKGSGTSLRRMFLEGRGLNSSYAIFQDATGKAEEKVISLGIAVGSGYLFPTTFQKEVYSDLTGERGTLMGAIQGIFAAQYEVLRSNGHSPSEAFNETVEELTQSLMPLVAENGMDWMYANCSTTAQRGALDWKDKFKDAVKPVFEDLYKSVATGEEAQKSIDSNSQPDYREKLEEELKEIHESEMWQAGREVRKLRPENG; from the coding sequence ATGGCTAAGATAAACTTCGGGGGTGTAGAAGAGAATGTGGTAACACGTGAAGAGTTCCCACTTAGTAAAGCACAAGAAGTGTTGAAAGATGAAACCATTGCAGTTATTGGTTATGGCGTTCAGGGTCCTGGACAAGCTTTAAACCAAAAAGATAATGGTATAAATGTAATCGTAGGGCAAAGAAAGCCTTCTAAATCATGGGATAAAGCAGTTGCTGATGGTTTCGTACCAGGAGAAACTCTTTTCGAGATTGAAGAAGCTTTAGAGAGAGGTACAATTATTTGTTACTTGCTTTCTGATGCAGCTCAGATTGCTCTTTGGCCAACAGTTAAGAAACACCTTACTCCGGGTAAAGCACTTTACTTCTCTCACGGATTTGGTATTACTTATAAAGATCGTACAGGAATTATTCCTCCAGCGGATGTTGACGTAATTCTTGTTGCTCCTAAAGGGTCTGGTACTTCTTTAAGAAGAATGTTCTTAGAAGGTAGAGGACTTAACTCTAGTTATGCAATCTTCCAAGATGCTACTGGTAAAGCAGAAGAAAAAGTTATCTCTTTAGGTATTGCAGTTGGATCAGGATACTTATTCCCAACTACTTTCCAAAAAGAAGTATACAGTGACCTTACTGGTGAAAGAGGTACTTTAATGGGAGCTATCCAAGGTATTTTTGCTGCTCAATACGAAGTATTAAGAAGCAACGGACACTCTCCCTCTGAAGCATTCAACGAAACTGTTGAAGAGCTTACTCAAAGTTTAATGCCATTAGTTGCAGAAAACGGTATGGACTGGATGTATGCAAACTGTTCTACTACTGCTCAGCGTGGTGCTTTAGATTGGAAAGACAAATTTAAAGATGCTGTTAAACCAGTATTCGAAGATCTTTACAAAAGTGTTGCTACTGGAGAAGAGGCTCAAAAATCTATTGATTCTAACAGCCAACCAGATTACCGTGAAAAACTAGAAGAAGAATTAAAAGAAATTCACGAGTCTGAAATGTGGCAAGCAGGTAGAGAAGTTAGAAAATTAAGACCAGAAAACGGTTGA
- the asnS gene encoding asparagine--tRNA ligase has translation MKRIKIKKLLEGNEKGKQVKVSGWVRTMRDNKNVAFIALNDGSTINNIQIVTTPEVADEELLKDINTGACISATGTLVESQGKGQAFEVQADSVSILGKADPQKYPLQPKKHSMEFLRSIAHLRPRTNTISAVLRIRHALSFAIHKFFNDKGFYYLHTPIITGSDAEGAGEMFRVTTLDMNNPPKDEDGKINYKEDFFGKETNLTVSGQLEGEVGAMALGEVYTFGPTFRAENSNTTRHLAEFWMVEPEMAFYDLSDNMDLAEEFVKYLISYTLEHCADDMVFLDKRATDADKSKPQNERREMGLLDSMKFVAENNFERLTYTEAIDILLQSKPHKKKKFKYPVEWGIDLQSEHERYLVEKHFKTPVILIDYPKDIKAFYMKLNDDNKTVGAMDVLVPGIGELIGGSQREDNLDKLLGRMQEMNVPEEELWWYLELRKFGSAPHSGFGLGFERMVQFVTGMGNIRDVIPFPRTPQSAEF, from the coding sequence ATGAAAAGAATCAAGATTAAAAAACTGCTTGAAGGAAACGAAAAAGGCAAACAAGTTAAAGTATCTGGATGGGTACGCACGATGAGAGATAATAAAAATGTGGCTTTTATTGCATTGAATGACGGTTCAACTATCAATAATATTCAGATTGTAACAACTCCAGAAGTTGCCGATGAAGAACTTCTTAAAGATATAAATACAGGTGCTTGTATCTCTGCAACAGGTACTTTAGTAGAATCTCAAGGTAAAGGACAAGCCTTTGAGGTTCAGGCTGATAGTGTTTCAATTTTAGGAAAAGCAGATCCTCAAAAATATCCATTACAGCCAAAAAAACACTCAATGGAGTTTTTGAGAAGTATTGCTCACCTAAGACCAAGAACCAATACCATTAGTGCTGTTTTGAGAATTAGACATGCATTATCTTTTGCGATCCATAAATTCTTTAACGACAAAGGATTTTACTACCTGCATACTCCTATTATTACTGGGTCTGATGCTGAAGGTGCTGGTGAAATGTTTAGAGTGACAACTTTAGATATGAACAACCCACCAAAAGATGAAGATGGCAAAATAAACTACAAAGAAGATTTCTTTGGAAAAGAAACAAATCTTACTGTTTCTGGCCAGTTAGAAGGTGAAGTTGGCGCTATGGCATTAGGTGAAGTTTATACATTTGGTCCTACATTTAGAGCAGAAAACTCTAACACCACACGTCACCTTGCAGAGTTCTGGATGGTAGAGCCTGAAATGGCTTTCTATGACTTGAGTGACAACATGGATTTGGCTGAAGAATTTGTGAAATACCTTATTAGCTACACTTTGGAGCATTGTGCTGATGATATGGTATTTTTAGACAAAAGAGCTACTGATGCTGATAAAAGCAAGCCTCAAAACGAGCGTAGAGAAATGGGCTTACTTGACAGTATGAAATTTGTTGCAGAAAACAATTTCGAAAGACTAACTTATACAGAGGCAATTGATATTTTACTTCAATCTAAACCGCATAAAAAGAAGAAGTTTAAATATCCTGTTGAGTGGGGAATAGATTTGCAGTCTGAGCATGAGCGCTACTTAGTAGAAAAGCACTTTAAAACGCCTGTGATACTGATAGACTACCCAAAAGACATCAAGGCATTTTATATGAAGCTCAACGATGATAACAAAACTGTAGGTGCTATGGATGTACTTGTTCCTGGTATTGGAGAGTTAATTGGTGGTTCTCAAAGAGAAGATAACCTCGATAAACTCTTAGGCAGAATGCAAGAAATGAATGTACCTGAAGAAGAACTTTGGTGGTATTTAGAACTAAGAAAATTCGGTTCTGCTCCTCACAGTGGCTTCGGTTTAGGTTTTGAAAGAATGGTACAATTCGTTACTGGTATGGGTAACATTCGTGACGTAATTCCATTCCCAAGAACACCGCAAAGTGCCGAATTCTAA
- the ilvN gene encoding acetolactate synthase small subunit, with translation MEIKEEEKRFTLSLFTENKIGLVNRITIIFTRRKMNILSLTTSESELKDIYRFTVVIKTTASQVAKVVKQIEKQIGVLKAFYYEEEQVIFQEIALYKIPTKALFGGETIEHIIRNHYARILTVEEEFVVIEKTGHEHETQELFEALKPFGVLGFVRSGRVAIPKPMRKVMSYLQELEDLAYSLDN, from the coding sequence ATGGAAATCAAGGAAGAAGAAAAAAGATTTACCCTTTCACTTTTTACCGAAAATAAGATTGGGCTGGTAAATAGAATAACGATTATTTTTACCAGAAGAAAAATGAATATTCTGAGCTTAACGACTTCTGAGTCAGAGTTAAAAGATATTTATAGATTTACAGTGGTTATTAAAACCACTGCTTCTCAGGTAGCAAAGGTTGTTAAGCAAATAGAAAAGCAAATTGGTGTGCTTAAGGCTTTCTACTACGAAGAAGAACAAGTTATTTTTCAGGAAATAGCACTTTATAAAATACCTACAAAAGCACTTTTTGGTGGTGAAACTATTGAACATATCATTAGAAACCACTATGCGAGAATTCTTACAGTTGAAGAAGAGTTTGTAGTGATTGAAAAAACAGGCCATGAGCATGAGACTCAAGAATTGTTTGAAGCGCTTAAACCGTTTGGTGTACTTGGCTTTGTGAGATCTGGTAGGGTTGCTATTCCAAAACCAATGCGAAAAGTAATGTCTTATCTTCAAGAATTAGAAGATTTGGCTTATTCACTTGACAATTAA
- the ilvB gene encoding biosynthetic-type acetolactate synthase large subunit has protein sequence MYQPSGKTLISKKNISGAEAVILSLIAEGVDTIFGYPGGAIMPTYDALYHYMDQVRHLLVRHEQGATHAAQGYARVTNKVGVCFATSGPGATNLITGIADAMIDSTPMVCITGQVTKELLGTDAFQETDVVGISMPVTKWNYQVTSADEIPEAIAKAFYIAKSGRPGPVVIDITKNAQNELMDFEYQKCEKVRSYHPYRKLDEAKLDEAAEIINNAVRPYMIIGHGILISQAQEELKAFAEKTGIPVASTLLGLSAFPNDHDQYVGYVGMHGNYGPNIKTNECDVLIAIGMRFDDRVTGDLNRYAKQAKVIHVEIDPSEIDKNVKTEVALLGDAKDALKSLIERVKEKSYPEWLAEFAACDAEEKRKVIEKDLAPSTEKLKMAEVVNKLSELTEGKAITVSDVGQHQMVVSRYYNYLETDSNVTSGGLGTMGFALPAAIGAKVAKPDRDVVAIIGDGGFQMTLQELGTIMQEKVPVKIIILNNSYLGMVRQWQQLFFDRRYSFVDIESPDFIMLAKSFGIKGEQVNKREDLETSLKNMLASEESYLLEVIVEKENNVFPMVPTGASVTDIRLE, from the coding sequence ATGTATCAGCCTTCAGGGAAGACTCTGATTAGCAAGAAAAATATCAGCGGAGCGGAGGCAGTCATTCTATCTTTGATTGCTGAGGGTGTGGACACAATTTTTGGCTACCCGGGAGGAGCAATCATGCCAACTTATGATGCACTTTATCACTATATGGATCAAGTGAGACACCTACTGGTCAGACATGAGCAAGGTGCAACTCACGCAGCACAAGGGTATGCAAGGGTAACTAATAAAGTCGGAGTTTGTTTTGCTACTTCAGGTCCGGGTGCAACCAACCTGATTACCGGTATTGCAGATGCTATGATAGACTCAACCCCAATGGTATGTATTACCGGTCAGGTTACTAAAGAGTTATTGGGTACAGATGCTTTTCAAGAAACTGATGTAGTAGGTATTTCTATGCCTGTAACAAAGTGGAACTATCAGGTAACATCTGCAGATGAAATTCCTGAAGCCATTGCTAAAGCATTTTATATTGCTAAAAGTGGAAGACCTGGACCAGTAGTAATTGATATTACTAAAAATGCTCAGAATGAATTGATGGACTTCGAATATCAGAAATGTGAAAAAGTAAGAAGTTACCATCCATATAGAAAACTTGATGAAGCAAAGCTTGATGAAGCTGCTGAGATAATTAATAATGCTGTAAGGCCATACATGATTATTGGTCATGGTATTTTAATATCTCAAGCTCAAGAAGAATTAAAAGCTTTTGCCGAAAAAACGGGTATTCCAGTTGCCAGTACACTTTTAGGACTTTCTGCTTTTCCTAATGACCACGATCAATACGTGGGTTATGTAGGCATGCACGGAAATTATGGACCGAATATTAAAACCAATGAGTGTGATGTTTTAATCGCTATAGGAATGAGGTTTGACGACCGTGTAACTGGCGATTTAAACAGATATGCTAAGCAAGCAAAAGTAATTCATGTAGAAATTGATCCTTCTGAGATTGATAAAAATGTGAAAACAGAAGTAGCTTTACTAGGCGATGCTAAAGATGCGCTTAAATCTTTGATAGAAAGGGTAAAAGAAAAGTCTTATCCTGAGTGGTTAGCAGAGTTTGCAGCTTGTGATGCAGAAGAAAAAAGAAAAGTAATTGAGAAAGATTTGGCTCCATCTACTGAGAAGTTAAAGATGGCCGAAGTGGTTAATAAACTTTCAGAATTAACCGAAGGTAAAGCAATTACTGTTAGTGATGTTGGCCAACACCAAATGGTAGTATCTAGATATTATAATTATTTAGAAACAGACAGCAATGTTACTTCTGGTGGTCTTGGTACAATGGGTTTTGCATTGCCTGCTGCTATCGGAGCTAAAGTTGCTAAGCCAGATCGCGATGTTGTTGCAATTATTGGTGATGGTGGTTTCCAAATGACTTTACAAGAGCTAGGAACTATTATGCAAGAGAAAGTTCCTGTTAAAATTATTATTCTTAATAATAGCTACTTGGGAATGGTTCGCCAGTGGCAGCAATTATTTTTCGATAGACGCTATTCATTTGTAGACATTGAAAGCCCCGATTTTATTATGCTTGCTAAGAGTTTTGGTATAAAAGGAGAGCAAGTAAATAAGCGAGAAGATTTAGAAACTAGTCTTAAGAATATGCTTGCTTCAGAAGAATCTTATTTACTAGAAGTGATCGTGGAAAAAGAAAACAATGTATTCCCTATGGTTCCAACAGGAGCATCTGTAACAGATATCCGTTTGGAGTAG